In the genome of Electrophorus electricus isolate fEleEle1 chromosome 21, fEleEle1.pri, whole genome shotgun sequence, the window tgtcagcaTCACTGTAGCTAAGATAAGTAAGCACATGGCTCAGTACATGAGCAGGGCCATaaaggcattggcaagaacactGGTAGATAGAACAATCACTCGAGACtataagaccagacagaccaacctgtgcaccgCCTGGATTAATTACAAGAAAGCCTCTGATTCAGTGctccacacatggatcctggaatgcttgaggctgtatacCATCAACCTTCATTAAGAACTGGAGCTGTCGAAGacaaccctagaggccaactgCAAGCCAATAGTAAGAGTCATCATCGAGtgcaggatttaccaaggagatgccctgtccccgctgctgttctgcattgGCCCGAACCCCCTCAGTaagatcatcaccaagagttGGTATGGATACTGGCTATGGAATGAAGCagccatcagccacctcctgtacatggatgacatcaagctgtatgccagaagtgaatgagacattgattcactaatccatctcaacGGGATATACAACAATGGCATCGGAATATCATCCAGACAGGGTAAGTGTGGCCGTATAGTTAAAGCAGAGGGAAGGTGGCTAAAATGGAAGGAATCACACTACCAGAAGGCAACAGAGCAGATGTTGaaggcagctacaagtaccttggaatcccacaggcaaatgggaatcatgaggaggccacaaggaaagcagctacagacaaatacctacaaagagtgaggtcagtcctgagaagtcagctgaatgggagaaaTAAGATCCGGGCTATCAACATCtatgctctgccagtcatcagataccccgcTGTCATAATAAGCAGGCCTGAGGAGGAAACAGAAGGCACTGACATcgagacaaggaaactcctcacagtgcatggagggtttcatcccaaatccagcactctaaGAAACTAAGCGGAAGGAGGGGGGGGCGAGGACTAGTGGGCATCAAAACCACTATCctggatgaaacaaccaagatccaggggTACGAGTATGATTCTGAAAAAAAGTATCCCAGTTTGTGAAGTCATCCTTAAATTACAAGCAGGGTATTTTATGGTCTTTTAGTTCCTCAGGCCAGATCTGGGGATGTAAAgttttgggccatgtgtccttgcAGAGTAATAAACCTTCCTTACTGAGTGGCTTTGAAGGTCTGATAAGGGAATTGAGTGCTCTTTTTAGTAGAGTCAAAAGAGTTTTGGTGCTGGTAAAGAAGGCCTCTCGGAGGCCCGGGGTGAAGGTCTGGTCAGGCAGTAGGGCACAGACTGGTATTCCAAATCATCTTGATAAGGAGACCTTCTGCGAGGGGTGTTAGGGTTACCTTAGGGTTTATTGCAGTCGTAGGAGCAGGGGCTGCAGCTCCCACTAcacatggcagcacaggaacaagcactGAACatgagatcaatagaggctgggatctaccacactaggcaggaccccagatgaaGGCTGTGCTAAGATGTCCCTATCCAAGCACatatccagcacataacagcaggtaGGGTGTACATGGAACACTATAATCAAGTtgctggcatagtgtacagaaacatgtGTGCtaagtacaggctggaagttccaagtgGGCTATACCCCAAATGGTAGTGGAAAATGAATATGCTAAGATCCTGTAGGACTTCCAGATATAGACAGACacaatggtaatggctaaccaaacggccatagtagtggtggataaactGCAGAAGAGAGCAGTAATGATAGATTTAGCAATACCATgggatagcaacatcaggaaaaaggaacacaaaaagcttgagaatacaaagggctgaaggaagaggtGAAAAGAtatggagggtgaaggcaattGTGGTTCCCATGATAATTGGAGCACTAAgtgctgtgacccccaaactgggaaaATGGCTCCTACAGATCCCAGGAAATCATCAGAGATCTCGGTCCAGAAGAgggcagtcctgggaacagctaaaaTACTATGCAGCCactggtagaggacccgagcttgaaggagATAGATTGGCAAGAGGGTGTGTGGGAAGATATAACTAGATAGATGGAGTCTATGATAAAaaattttaatattacattataaagaATGTAATTGTTAGGAAATTAAGGGCATATTTGATTTTAAGCAAATCTGCAACTGCTGATGTAAATTACAACTGTTTAGGTCAATTAGAAAACATGACCATTAAATTCTCTTACATTCGGTATCAAACTGTCTCTCATTCACTACTAACTCTCTCAAACTCACTATCAAACTATCATTCACAATTAACCTCACTCACATTCACTACCAAACAGTTACTATCAAACTATCTCAGTCACTATCAAGAATGCCAAAGAGTATGAtattgagagtgagagactatGATGGTgagtgtaagaggtttgatagtgagtgtgagCGGTAACTTTGAACAATGGCCTAAAAGGCCTCTTGTACTTGCCGGTCAtcacacacaaggacacaatATATATTCCTACCGGATGTGGATGGGTTATATAACACACATTCATGGACTGAAAAGGCTAGGGCCTTCTAACCACTCCCAGTTTAGAACCTATTTTAGCTCTGAGCAGACACTTGCATTTCGTAATTCCTACAGAGAAGAAGAGGGGAACAGATAGATTAAGAcaggctttatttatttttaattttgtttttacttgcaCAGTCATGGcaaaaggttttgagactgacccagttttttttttagatcattttgCCAGGTGTTTATactatagtgaagtacaattataagcatttcataagtttttcaacttttttattgacaaatacatcaagtttaagcaaagactttatatttacagtgttgacccttcttttttaagacttccgcaattcaccttggcatgctggataccagcttctgggcaaaatcttgagtgatggcaacccattcttgcctaattgTCACAAGCTATTCCTCTCCCCGCTATTCACGTGGTTCGGCCCACCGCATGCAGTGGGAAgtcttgtttgtcttgtttgtaaccacaccctccttattagcacacacctgcacatggtttagtgttgtttgtctatatgtatttaaaccccctgctggtgtgtgcagtgttgtcagtTATTGATCATGTTAGTGTTCGTATGCACGTTGCTCACATTGCCTTTGTTAATGTTCACATCGTTAACGTTAGTCGTACGTGTATTCATGTTTAACGTTTATGTTTTATGTGAGTGcctttgtcttctgtgtttttcaataaatgtctgtctcagTCGAAggagtctgtatgtcctgctccttgccctgcggcactccgGCTGTTACAtaaatcagtgcttggagttgatcacagtttctgtgtttttgtttgtccaccctctttttgaggactgaccacaggttCGCAATGGGATTCAGATCTGGGAAGTTTCCTgaccatggacccaaaatttcaatatcttctcatggtttctcctaccactggtATGCTGATGacattcaattatttctttcttttccaccctctcacacacaggtcttCAGCATATTTGattgacattgcatcatggatgacagctcACCACTTGAAATTCAACCCCAGGAAAACCGAGCTTCtatacatcccaggtactcccaacccttaccatgacctcacagtttcctttgagaactccctggtatcaccatccaaggctgcccgtagcctgggcataactttgaaCAACCAGTtatcgttctcaactcatgtttcaaatctaacctggtcttgcagattcctcctttgtaacatacgaaggattcagacctttctctcacaggaagatctcaaagctagatctcaaagctagactagtgcaactacttgctggtcttcctccaagagccatcaaatctctataacttgtccagaatgcagcagcacaactggtcttcaatcttccgaagttcacacgttactctgctgctgcgctcccttctttggcttccagtagctgcacccATCATATTTAAatccttgatgcttgcctacaaagccaaaaatagaccagccccttcatacatgaggtcaattgTCAAAGctcgatccgtacctcgagtacttcaaaccgcaagtacagctcggcttgaaataccatgcttcaggtctcattgaagacaagcatcaagactattttctgtcctggctcaaagatggtggaataaactcccACTTTCTGTCTGGACAGCACTCtgcttgcagtcttcaaacacagactgaagacccatctattcgtgaaatatttaaatgccaactgatcctgctcctatgttgactgactaaattattacttattgtagggtattgtttattacactgatgttgtttaaccaACTCAACCACTCATTGTTTATTAcacatcattgtttaagatagacattatgtattttgtacttctaggcatcagcagtgatccctgtatttctacagtattctagatcatttgtatattggactctaacatgctgtactggctaggatgtattcagtgagtaaatgacaaagcacttttataagttgctctggataagagcatctgctaaatgccataaatgtaaatgtaaatgttttgttcaccgagccgcTTGGCTATCATTTTTgtcttgtgacatggtgctccgtcatgctggaagaAGCATTGTTTATCACCAAATTCTTTGGAGACGTTGCTCTTGGTGGATATTTTTATatcattccttattcatggcagtgttcttggGCAAAATCTTCAGCAAAACCATTCCtaagtctgctcttctaatcagcatgacagagtgatatctgctgccttgtcctcgttaacacttgaGCTAACTCtactgagctaatgagaagattactgaaatgatgttagcaggccattttgtggcagggctgaaatgcagtgatttttttcatggcaaggaatgactttgcaagtaattgcaattcatctgatcactcttcacaatctagagttgccaccataaaaactgaggcagcaaactttgtgaaaaccaaaatttgtgttagtctcaaaacttttggccatgactgtagtATCATATTGTGTACTCTGAGATTTTTCACAAGGTTTCCAGTGTAGCCAGCAACctctctagatgtgctacatgtaaatttatcagttaaacatctattttttcatatataaactgattCCTCCTACTGCTAATCTGCTATACAGATGCACTTTGTttgcacatctgatgaaggacctctgcccagaatattctgtttctctgggaacACTGTTTACAtgactacaattttgaatatttttacatctcttactacagtacactgcagtaaCTAACCTGCagttccttgtgtgtgtgtgtgtgtaaaagacatTGCTCAGTGTTCCTCTTCCTGTCACCTTTATGGCTCGCCTTCTCTTGCAGAGTTCAGGACAACCTTTGAACTGAGCTTATTGGAGCTTAGTGGATCTTAGTGGAGATTTGCTCAGCCCATGGCCGAGCTTAATATGGCAGTTATGAACACAGCTGCTTCACAGTGCCACTAAAGAGGAACCATGACACCACTTCATAatcgttacacacacacacacatttttcaacCCCCTCATCTATGAAAACAGGGTGTGTTCTGTGCAAAGAAATTTAATCCCGCCATGTTGGAAAGGAGATCAGGGAGAGGCAGAGTGGTGGAAAACTGAGCTGACCAAGGAGGGGCTCCCTAAGTCCTACCTACGTGTAAATACTGTTCTACCTTCTTGTTTGTCTGCCTTTGTTTAGCCAGGGTAAACAAAGCCCTGTACAACAGGGCTCATGTGCGtcagcacactcacacccagGTTATGTGCTGATGAACTGGGAAGGACACCTGACCAGTTAGCGAGTGGAAGTCACTCCAGTACGGCAAAGTGGCAGACTCATCTGACCGGCACTGTCCCCAAGATGCGTGTGATCAGCATAAACCTGAACCCATCACGCATTCAGAAACAGATGATATAAGTATGTGTGCACCCCACTTGCTTGACTGAAATCAGATACTGAAAGGCTATGCAGAGTCTGTGactgatataaaatataaaggaaaTATAAAGTCACATATtctttatgatgtgtgtgtctttcaggaTGATGGTTAAGGAAGCTAAcagaaaaaatgcattaatcCCATATCTTTAGGATCAGAACAGATTAGGAACAGGGTATTCTTTGTTGCTTTGCTTTTGCTAACACTGCAGAATGTGGTTGTTCAATTTAAACACCTTTTCtagtaagaaaaataaaaggcacGGATTCTCACAGGAATTTagtcaaacctttttttcatcTAGTAAATCAAAACTTATATTATTTCCATGACtgaattaatatttgttttaaactcTCCAAGTAAATAGACACATCACTAATTTGACTTAGATTTGCACAATTCAACCTTTTGCACATAGTTCAGCTTTAAACCTAGACTAAAAagtaaattttttaaaagtacaaaagtacattttaactttttaaagatGCATTCTTACTGCTATTAGAACTGATTTAAAGTAAGCTATGTTAAACTTAAAAAACTGGCCATTAAGGCTCCagtaatttttttcttatacaCAGTCTACGATATTTAATCTTATCCTTAATCTTATCTAAAACCTTGTTGATTAAACTGTACAAATGTTTTTAgttctgaaaatatttgttagtgtgtgcagtaaATATTCATAGTTatctaatgtaaataaaacaacataaccATCAAATGTACCAAACGATAACAATGGTGAAAGCCAAGATCAATAAGAATGTTTAATAGGAAATCACAGTGTTTAATCCTATCTCCACCTCTTTCAAGCTCACATGGGTCTCTTTGATTAGCTTTGCCCTTGTTCACTCATCCAACCTGAATGGATCGCTTGATGTAGGCAAGGACTGGGTGACTTTTGCTTCTTAATGATCATTTTGACTGCTCTGTGGGATAAagccaaaatgttttcatttcaatCAAGTGTTAGAAGTTTATTTCTGGGCTAATAAGGGTGACTGTGACTTTCTCTACTTACTGCACATATTTATGGTAAATTAGTATGAGTATTTTTATACAAGCtttatcaaatatatttattttaaataaaggagtatttttttctctctcattcagtaAGCAAAAAGAGGCTGCATCAGCTTATATTGACTTTGCTTTggatcttcctctctctctagtaTTCAAAAGCAATAGAGTCTTTCAAAGAGGTATAAGTGCAATAGGATGAGTGTTTGGACCTTTTTCCTTGAGGTCAGAATCTGCTTAATTAGCTGGAGGAATGACAATCTTAAGCAAGAGACATATGAGGTTCCAGGGCTGTACAATGTGGTTTACCCCTACAAATACCACTTCATCCTGGACCAGCTGGAGAAGTGTGGGCAGCATAACCCATTTTTGGTGCTGATCGTTCCTGTGGCACCTCACCACATAGAAGCACATGGGGAAATGACAGCCTGGTCCAAGAAGGAGTGGTGCTGGTTCTGTTTCTACTGGGCTTACCAAGCAGGAAACACTTGGAAGCTCTACAGGCGCATATTCATCAGGAGAACATGCACCACCGGGACCAGGTTATGTAAAGCCTGTTGCAACATTAGCCTCAGACATTTCTAGTTCAgcaggctccgcctcctcaccCTGACATTGGAGTGTATTTGTTCTCAGTCATCATTTGCAATACGGTCAGTGCAGCTCTGAGCAGTTCCTCATGTGTCTATACTAGAGTCAATTGTTGAGCTTGGTTTTAAATTACAACTTTAGATCCTGTTCCTGGGCTGGATGAAGTTCTGTGCTGATGGTGACTCCTTCACTCTAGGCTTTGGCACTCAAGCAACTCCCTTTGTTTGgtagaagaaaataaatacaacatttGGAACGCTGTCAAAACACAGGTGCACCATTAAAGTGACGAAGTTGTGAGAGATGTTATCTACACTAACAGAAGATGGAAGCCTAAAACACTGCATGCCAGTTGGGACCCAAAGTCAGAGTGCACCTAAAGCAAGGTAATGGTTCTGCTTTGTCAGAAAACAATGTAGGgaggattttttatttatttataacttaAATTATACCTTAATTAATGTAAAGTTACTTTAAACATGCATTTCAGGGAGGTTTGCAGACATTGCAGTTTACCAGTAAAACTGGAAGGTGTACTTTTTTGCGAAAATGCAGCCACTCCTTTGTTTGGCTCACTAAgaatgtttgctgtttttaaaggaTACAAGTATAGTATTAGCTTGAGGTCTACTTAAGAAGAATAAGATGTGGAATATTTAAGGGGCTAATTTTGTGACAAAAGTATTAAATATAGTTACAAGAtctgtatgtaaaatattaagtaTCAGAATTTAAAATTATACATTGTGAATAGTGAGGATTAAATCTATTTTTCCTCATGCAATACCTTGCATAGGGTATGGCTAACAGGACGGAATGAGCAAAGACCTCCTAGTTGATATTACAATATTTGGTTACCAATTTGAAACAATGTACTTTTAAAGTTAAATACTTATTTTTTAAGTGTTGCAATTTGATAGTAAGACATTTATTGCCAATATACAGAAgaataagtttttaaaaagtgtgaaaCTGAAAAAGTGAATTAATAAATTACTGTAATAGCAGCAGAAAATACATGATTCTCTATAGAAGTTTCTTTATAGAAGCTGCTCCCACTAATAGGATTGCTGGGTAAAATATTGTTAATAGAATGCAAGGGGGTGGATGGCTGGGCTGGTGGTAGGCCCTGATGGAAGATCCACATAAAAACCTTCCATTATTATGTCAACACTTATTCATATAGGCAAAAAGCGATGTTCTATTCAAGATCTAAGAATTGCCCATTTTCACCCACCCCAGTTAAccaacagacatttaaaatatcagAATTCAAGAGCAAAGAAAGGATACCAAAAGCAAAGCATTAAAGAAACTGGTGTAAAAAAATGCAAGAAGACTAGCAATTTAATAGTAAAATAGAGATTTTGTTAACTTCAAAGAACAAGCAATATATTTAATTCTTATTGTTTAGAATTTGTATAGAaattatatgtacatttttattcttaaaagGTATACTTTTCTTATAAATACTGCAATTTCATAATTTCAAGCAATTTATGGGTGGGGTTGGGTATGCAACCATCTTCCATTGTATGATGCCAGCTGGCTTGTTTAGTCTTGTTACAAGATGGGAAAAATGATTATATTTCTCTGCCTTAATCACACAGCAACCTTAAGTGGGAGTGCACCTCATTAAAGTACACAAGAAAGAAGAAATGTGCTTTGACTTTGTTCTTGATAGTTGGGACAAATTTCTTAGTTTATATTACCTTCAGTACTCAGTCCTGGGCCAGAGAGAGGTTTCAGCTCTGGATCAACGATCAAAGATCATACCATGTGGTTTACCCCTACAAATACCACTTCATCCTGGACCAGTTGGAGAAGTGTGGGCAGCATAACCCATTTTTGGTGCTGATCGTTCCTGTGGCACCTCACCACATGGAAGCACGTGCTGCCATTAGAAAGACATGGGGAAATGACAGCCTGGTCCAAAAAGGAGTGGTGCTGGTTCTGTTTCTACTGGGCTTACCAAGTGGGAAACACTCAGAAGCTCTGCAGGCGCATGTTCATCAGGAGAACATGCACCACCGGGACCTGCTGCAGAGCAACTTTATAGACTCCTACAGGAACCTGACCATTAAAACCATGGTGATGCTGGAATGGCTGACAGAACACTGTCCCCATGCACACTACGCAGTGAAGGTGGATGCCGACATTTTGCTGAACATCAAGGGTCTAATGAAGATGTTGCGGAGCCCCTACGTACTTCAGAACAACTACATCACTGGCCAAGTGTGGTATAACAACATTGTCATCAGAGATCCAGCCAACAAATTTTACATACCCTTCAGTGTGTATCCCCACTTTGTGTATCCACCTTATCCTTTGGGCATGTGCTACATAATGTCTATGGATCTGCCAAAAAAGATTCTGCAAGTGTCGAAAGAAATTAAACCCATATTCATAGAGGATGCATATATTGGCTTGTGTCTTGAACGACTCCACATAGCTCCTGTAAACCCTCCAAACCCTGCACAGTTTGTGGTCAGCCCACCATCATGGTACAGTCGCTGCTACTATGCCAACCTTATTGCTGTAGTCACAGACAACCCTGATGAGCTGGTCTATTACTGGAAAGATATTACCAAGTATGGCAGTCTGTGTTGATGTAGGCAGGAAAACCCTGTAAAGtgatattaaatgtattaccTTGTAGTATTACATTTAATCTTATCTATTTTTACTAAAATATTGAAACTAAGCAaaaagcacaaagcacacaattTTAACAATTAGataaaaaaattgaaaactTCTGCTTTTGCAAGACAAAATGCCATGAGTTACACTGATCAATCAACAACAACCATCTTAACTAATACAGGAATAGTGTTCTAGGGAATATTAGAAACACAAACTCTGCAAAGGTTTTAAAATCCAGATTAAAATCATActattttagattagattaatatttattatggaGTGCATGTGATCTGTTTTAATGAAGTGtgaattttatattttgaaatatgtaGAAGCAATTTCAGCAGTTTACAATTCAAGTACATAAATTCAAACCCAAATAGTACTGACATGATTTAATACCTTGAACATGAACTAAGTAGGCACACATGACAAGTTCACAGCATAGTAATACTATAGTACAAGAATGAAACTGGCAACAAGATATTAACAGCAGATCCTTTAAATCCTGTAAATTGTGAAGTGGGGCCTCTATAGATTAGATTACATATCCTACAAATGCTTGATTGGACTGAGATTTGGGGTATTTGCATATCAAGTCAATACCTTGAATTCCTCAAATTATTCCTGGacaatttttgcagtgtggcaaaAACCAAGTATCCCCTGGACACATACTTGGATTATATAACAAACATAGTCTCACACACTCCTTGTCCTTCTCATGCACTCCCTTGTGAGAGCAAACCCAGGCATTCACATACCCCTGCATGCTTACACATGcccgcacacatacatacacacacacacaatctcactcAAGTTTAGCCTGTTTTGATAGGATTCATTTTCTCTTGATATTTACTAATCTACAAAAAGGCTGTTTTATTGAATCCTATTGTTTGATTTGTTGATACTTGGATACTGATAAAAGCCAACACACTATCATTAAATTCTTAGCCTTCAGAACTTGGTGAGTTCAATTAGAAAATTGATATTAATTATTgacttaaaaatacattttaatattaattagaaataaagtttaacattatttaaaatgacaatcaTTTTAAGGTGCATGTAATGTTATGAGACTAATTACATAATGACATTTATATCCCAGCACCTACACTACTTTGAGTGAACACTTCCATCCCAATGCTTGCTTCTTCTTCAGGGTAGGAGTTTTCTGTACCAGCCACACTACCATGATTTCTCTCTCCTGGATTACATGGTCTGGAGTGTATGATCACCCTCAAATGGACTGTACTCCTTTTGCTTTTGTTACTGTGCCATTGACATTCTCTGTGACATTACATGTGTCTGGACTGTGGCTTGGAACCAAGTCATAAAAATCAAGCCGcagtcctcctcctcctcatctctaTCTGGTAATATGGGTTGTTCATTTGTCCCGAAATGACCTCTGagatgacagacagacatgtattCGCCTCTGCCTCACCTAATGGGAGGAAGATCACTGGAAGTAAGACAAACAAAACGGAGGAAACCCAGTCATCTCATGCACTGTAGTTATAGAGGAATGTGAGAGTTTGTATTATCTGTGGCCACGGCTCTTTCAATCGTGGGGGTAATGAGACTTCTATGAGACTACTATGAGACTTCTTTACATTGTAAGCTTTAAGAACTCTGACACCAATCTGCTCTCAAAGTTGGCTCCTTGGTCATGCAAGATgtgttataaacacacacacacacacacacacacacacacacacacattatatatacataaaatttttttgtaattgttccACAATTCTTAGGATGCCACCGGTGCTGTTTGGTTGTTGCTGGCGAGAGTATGGGCTAATTTAGTAAAATAATGCATTGCAATTAACACCACAATAATCTCTCCATTCCTTCCTTCAGGTgaccaaaaataaatgcaaagtaaTTCCAAGGGTGCACTAGCCCCAATGGACACAAACGGAGATCTGATGACTAGCTGTCAAGATTTACTGGCCATACACCATTTGTGTTTCAGGACATAACCTTTAACTCTCCCAGTATGATCCTTGCATTTCATATACAGGACTCCCATTTTTGTACTCCAACTTTTTCCAGAGTCCTACTAATCTCTATACATCTGTAGTTTCAAATTATCGATCATGCTGTGACAGTCTATATTTGCTTTCCATCGTAATAGATGACCTAGAAGACGATCCCAttagtcttttgttttttcctgagATCTGAGTGTGAAAACCGATCATTTTCCTGAGCCAAGGAAAGTTCTTCCaactacacagaaaacaaatgtccGACCATACCAAGCTGCTTGTGACTTCAAGCACACAGTGTCCCAAGAAAGATTCAGGGTTGGCTCATATTCTTTTTGTGGAACCTTGAAGACAAGGGAACTTTGTGGAGGTCCCACCTCAGTGGCAACTGTGAATTGGCAGTATGCTCGCAGTTGACAACTTTCCATGTTAAATAATGAACACATTTACTACATGGAATTTAGTTTTGCTGGACAGAGCCC includes:
- the LOC113580692 gene encoding beta-1,3-galactosyltransferase 2-like, which encodes MEAPVSITVAKIKLELSKTTLEANCKPIVRVIIECRIYQGDALSPLLFCIGPNPLSKIITKSCTQSWARERFQLWINDQRSYHVVYPYKYHFILDQLEKCGQHNPFLVLIVPVAPHHMEARAAIRKTWGNDSLVQKGVVLVLFLLGLPSGKHSEALQAHVHQENMHHRDLLQSNFIDSYRNLTIKTMVMLEWLTEHCPHAHYAVKVDADILLNIKGLMKMLRSPYVLQNNYITGQVWYNNIVIRDPANKFYIPFSVYPHFVYPPYPLGMCYIMSMDLPKKILQVSKEIKPIFIEDAYIGLCLERLHIAPVNPPNPAQFVVSPPSWYSRCYYANLIAVVTDNPDELVYYWKDITKYGSLC